The following coding sequences are from one Caballeronia sp. SBC1 window:
- a CDS encoding HdeD family acid-resistance protein, whose product MVRLVMILLGVDYLRTRWKALMVVGWLSVALGVEVFIDMMDGSLYFPLKPFAFLLLLEGLSTLAVAWTGMGGQRKLRYVKGSASTLAATLILIGTLHANFILAMIFGTLFFADGVLQIISARIVRFRRWRLAIAGGVFEMVVAFIFYLPYPVPYAGTIPYCVSLGLLFGGWNMILLAMRVRRMEHNPAVADSVPPPAVAPETERASSSVTEWDGPPSDDERALTIHVWTPAATAKAEAQPRVIVNRYIAAVDRNGAISTGHAALESPEGIYISLYPGTEIDRSPEEFGRILRATRENDIPGVFQPDYGTEANAWCESTVKVRIRNYDPQRLQRFWDAYRQDTTYNLTYRNCSSTVARALEAAIEGASARVWAKSGGWKPLVRVMSTPELWVAAQVRKRAATMAWTPGLTLDYARALSMLADPRPLGWVKMARLALKTMYRSRRRWQAEKTEQASASALGETSAQGAKRTEA is encoded by the coding sequence ATGGTTCGACTGGTCATGATCCTTCTCGGCGTCGACTATCTGCGCACGCGCTGGAAGGCGCTGATGGTTGTGGGATGGCTCAGCGTCGCGCTGGGCGTTGAAGTGTTCATCGACATGATGGACGGCTCGCTCTACTTTCCGCTCAAGCCGTTCGCTTTCCTGCTGCTTCTGGAAGGTCTCTCGACGCTGGCCGTCGCGTGGACCGGCATGGGCGGCCAGCGCAAATTGCGCTACGTGAAGGGCTCGGCCTCCACGCTGGCGGCCACATTGATCCTGATCGGCACGCTGCACGCCAACTTTATTCTCGCGATGATCTTCGGCACGCTTTTCTTCGCCGACGGCGTACTGCAGATCATTTCCGCCCGAATCGTGCGGTTCCGGCGCTGGCGTCTTGCCATTGCGGGTGGCGTGTTCGAGATGGTGGTGGCGTTCATCTTCTACTTGCCCTATCCCGTGCCGTATGCGGGGACGATTCCATACTGCGTGTCGCTCGGCCTGCTGTTCGGCGGCTGGAACATGATCCTGCTCGCCATGCGCGTGCGCCGGATGGAGCACAACCCCGCGGTGGCGGATTCCGTGCCGCCGCCTGCTGTTGCGCCCGAAACGGAACGGGCCAGTTCGAGCGTAACGGAATGGGACGGCCCGCCATCCGACGACGAACGCGCCCTCACCATTCACGTCTGGACGCCGGCCGCCACCGCCAAGGCCGAGGCGCAGCCACGTGTGATCGTGAACCGCTATATCGCGGCCGTCGACCGGAACGGCGCGATATCCACCGGCCACGCGGCGCTGGAGTCGCCTGAAGGCATATATATCAGCCTGTATCCGGGCACGGAAATCGATCGTTCGCCTGAGGAATTCGGGCGCATCCTGCGTGCGACGCGGGAAAACGACATTCCGGGCGTCTTCCAACCAGACTACGGGACCGAGGCCAATGCGTGGTGCGAGTCGACCGTCAAGGTGCGTATCCGCAACTATGATCCGCAACGCTTGCAACGGTTTTGGGACGCGTATCGACAGGACACGACCTATAACCTGACGTATCGCAATTGCTCGAGCACAGTGGCGCGCGCGCTCGAAGCGGCGATCGAAGGTGCGTCGGCGCGGGTGTGGGCAAAGTCCGGCGGCTGGAAACCGCTGGTGCGGGTGATGTCGACGCCCGAATTGTGGGTCGCCGCTCAGGTGCGCAAACGCGCGGCAACGATGGCATGGACGCCCGGCCTGACCCTCGACTATGCTCGCGCGCTCAGCATGCTCGCCGATCCGAGGCCGCTCGGCTGGGTCAAGATGGCGCGGCTCGCGCTCAAGACGATGTACCGCTCGCGTCGCCGCTGGCAGGCCGAGAAGACCGAACAGGCGAGCGCGTCGGCCCTCGGCGAGACGTCGGCACAAGGAGCCAAGCGGACAGAAGCCTGA
- a CDS encoding MFS transporter — translation MSTDSAVTVLPASRRHVSIYRLIVATSIGNALEFYDLVVYGYFASTLSKLFFPTTDKTVSLLLTLGTFALSYLARPVGAFVLGSYSDRKGRKASLTLSIAMMTLGTGMVALMPGYATIGVLAPIGIFASRLLQGFSAGGEFGSSTAFLTEHAPARSGFMASWQFASQGASVLVASAFGAVLTSTLTPAQLEGWGWRIPFLFGLLIGPVGWYIRRHVDETPEFERTERSASPIREVMATQKERVLVCIGSLVLTTTANYMLLYMPTYASRQLGLAPSYGFIATLAAGFIVMVLTPMVGHWSDKVGRTRIMLGAGSVFFVTIYPAFMFMNAHPSLLTLLAAIIWVAVLKAIYFAPIPALMSDLFPVRTRTTGMAVGYNVGTTVFGGFTPLAVASLIAVTGNNLAPGFYLMLAAIISLFTLLWARTRLKVH, via the coding sequence ATGAGCACTGACTCCGCCGTCACCGTCTTGCCCGCATCAAGGCGACATGTCAGCATCTACAGGCTGATTGTCGCGACATCAATAGGCAATGCGCTCGAGTTCTACGATCTCGTGGTCTATGGTTATTTCGCCTCGACGTTATCGAAACTGTTCTTTCCGACCACCGATAAAACGGTGTCGTTGCTGCTGACGCTGGGTACTTTTGCTTTGTCGTATCTTGCGCGTCCGGTGGGTGCGTTCGTGTTGGGCTCGTACAGCGACCGCAAAGGACGTAAGGCATCCTTAACGCTTTCCATCGCCATGATGACCCTCGGAACTGGCATGGTCGCGCTGATGCCCGGTTACGCGACCATTGGTGTGCTCGCGCCCATCGGCATCTTTGCGTCGCGGCTGTTGCAGGGTTTTTCGGCGGGCGGCGAGTTTGGCAGCTCGACGGCTTTCCTCACCGAGCATGCGCCCGCGCGCAGCGGTTTCATGGCGAGCTGGCAGTTCGCGAGCCAGGGAGCAAGCGTACTGGTTGCATCGGCGTTCGGCGCGGTGCTCACGAGCACGCTCACGCCTGCGCAACTCGAAGGCTGGGGCTGGCGCATCCCGTTCCTGTTCGGCCTCTTGATTGGCCCGGTGGGTTGGTATATCCGCCGGCATGTCGATGAAACCCCCGAGTTCGAACGCACGGAACGATCCGCTTCGCCCATTCGTGAAGTGATGGCTACGCAGAAGGAGCGGGTGCTGGTGTGCATCGGTTCGCTGGTGCTGACGACTACCGCCAACTACATGCTGCTCTACATGCCGACGTATGCAAGCAGGCAGCTTGGGCTTGCACCCTCGTATGGATTTATCGCGACGCTGGCGGCAGGTTTTATCGTCATGGTGCTGACGCCGATGGTCGGCCATTGGTCCGACAAAGTGGGCCGCACCCGCATCATGCTTGGCGCGGGATCGGTATTTTTCGTGACCATCTATCCGGCGTTCATGTTCATGAATGCGCATCCATCGCTGCTCACATTGCTGGCCGCGATTATCTGGGTCGCGGTACTCAAGGCCATCTATTTCGCACCTATTCCCGCGCTGATGTCGGATCTTTTCCCGGTCCGTACGCGCACCACCGGCATGGCGGTGGGTTACAACGTTGGCACGACTGTCTTCGGCGGGTTCACACCGCTTGCGGTCGCTTCGCTGATCGCGGTTACCGGCAATAACCTGGCGCCTGGGTTCTATTTGATGCTCGCGGCCATCATCAGTCTCTTCACGCTGCTGTGGGCGCGAACGCGCCTGAAAGTGCACTAA
- a CDS encoding M20 family metallopeptidase, with translation MTRESAIQAAADLYDSGIFLEDLRRRVAMRTESQEPESGPWLSAYLNDEIAPALAELGFTSRLVDNPAKGAGPFLVAHRHESDDLPTVLTYGHGDVVRGYDAQWRDGMSPWQVTVAGDHWYGRGTADNKGQHSINLAALKAVLDARGGRLGFNLKLLVETGEEVGSPGLHAVCEMLRDELSADVLIASDGPRLGAAHPTIFLGSRGVINFKLDVNLREGGHHSGNWGGLLRNPGVVLASAIASMVDANGRILVEGLRPPEVPQAVRRALEGITVGGNPGEPEVDTGYGEPGLTPAERVFGWNNLEVLAFRTGNPEKPVNAIPPHAFAYMQIRFVVGTDWKNLEQIVRRHLDERGFEMVSIEVERGSPATRVDPDNAWVKWAERSLERTTGRAPVLLPNLGGTLPNDAFAEILNMPTLWVPHSYPGCSQHAPDEHLLGPVVREGLCIMAGLFWDLGQPDGSLSSGGAR, from the coding sequence GTGACGCGCGAGTCTGCTATTCAAGCTGCGGCCGATCTGTACGATTCAGGCATTTTTCTCGAAGACCTGCGGCGCCGCGTGGCGATGCGCACCGAAAGTCAGGAGCCGGAAAGCGGTCCGTGGCTGAGCGCGTATCTCAATGACGAGATAGCGCCTGCTCTCGCCGAACTCGGATTCACGTCGCGGCTGGTCGACAATCCCGCGAAGGGCGCGGGGCCGTTCCTGGTCGCTCATCGTCACGAGAGCGATGACCTGCCTACGGTCCTGACCTACGGGCATGGCGACGTCGTACGGGGCTACGACGCGCAGTGGCGCGATGGCATGTCACCGTGGCAAGTCACTGTCGCCGGCGATCACTGGTACGGACGCGGCACCGCCGACAACAAAGGTCAGCACAGCATCAACCTGGCCGCGCTCAAGGCCGTGCTCGACGCCCGAGGCGGAAGGCTCGGCTTCAATCTGAAGCTGCTGGTTGAAACCGGTGAAGAGGTCGGGTCGCCCGGCCTGCATGCAGTGTGCGAGATGCTTCGCGACGAATTGAGCGCCGACGTTTTGATTGCGTCCGATGGCCCGCGATTAGGCGCCGCGCACCCGACGATCTTTCTCGGCTCGCGCGGTGTCATCAATTTCAAGCTCGATGTAAACCTGCGCGAAGGCGGCCATCATTCGGGCAACTGGGGCGGCTTGTTGCGCAATCCCGGCGTGGTGCTGGCCAGCGCGATTGCGTCGATGGTCGACGCCAACGGGCGCATCCTCGTTGAAGGCCTCAGGCCACCTGAAGTGCCGCAAGCGGTGCGGCGCGCGCTGGAGGGCATTACGGTCGGCGGCAATCCGGGCGAGCCGGAAGTCGACACGGGTTATGGCGAACCCGGCCTCACCCCCGCTGAACGTGTATTCGGCTGGAACAACCTGGAGGTGCTGGCGTTCCGGACCGGCAATCCCGAGAAGCCGGTCAATGCAATCCCGCCGCACGCATTCGCGTACATGCAGATCCGCTTCGTGGTCGGAACGGACTGGAAAAATCTCGAGCAGATCGTGCGTCGTCATCTGGATGAACGAGGCTTTGAAATGGTCAGTATCGAGGTGGAGCGGGGCTCGCCCGCCACGCGCGTGGACCCCGATAACGCGTGGGTGAAATGGGCCGAGCGCTCGCTTGAACGCACCACTGGGCGAGCGCCCGTGCTCTTGCCGAACCTCGGCGGCACGCTGCCCAACGACGCTTTCGCGGAGATCCTTAACATGCCCACGCTTTGGGTGCCGCATTCCTACCCCGGCTGCTCGCAGCACGCACCCGATGAGCATTTGCTCGGCCCGGTGGTACGAGAGGGGCTGTGCATCATGGCCGGTTTGTTCTGGGATCTCGGCCAACCTGACGGCTCGCTTTCGAGCGGAGGAGCGCGATGA
- a CDS encoding LysR family transcriptional regulator, with product MQTTALRYFLEVARSGSLSKASERLFVAVSALSRQIAKLEDEMGMPLFERRPRGMVLSEAGRLLAAHAHRSLMEQDRVTEEIRGLTTDRRATIRVSSSEGVARDFLPQVFVHFLKTWPAAHFQLDVDGPSEATQRVRDGTADIAVCFSVAPEKDVNVHYAQRAPIFALVAQDHPLAQQKSASLADLKPWPLAIFHEGVTVRQLFDIACSLEGLSFEPVFVSNYGGALQTFVQQTNAVTLVGYLTVRSRLKSDNLAAVPISNPELHQRTLQVQTMAGRTLPKAVNAFLELLITAIQDPSCLD from the coding sequence ATGCAAACCACCGCGCTGCGTTATTTCCTCGAAGTCGCTCGAAGCGGGTCGCTAAGCAAGGCGTCCGAGCGGCTGTTCGTCGCCGTATCCGCACTGAGCCGGCAGATTGCAAAGCTGGAGGACGAGATGGGTATGCCGCTGTTCGAGCGTCGGCCGCGAGGCATGGTCCTCAGCGAGGCGGGACGTCTCTTGGCCGCGCACGCGCATCGCAGCCTGATGGAGCAGGATCGGGTGACCGAGGAGATCAGAGGCTTGACGACGGACCGGCGCGCCACGATCCGCGTGTCGAGTTCCGAAGGGGTTGCCCGGGATTTCTTGCCGCAGGTGTTTGTGCACTTCCTGAAGACCTGGCCGGCGGCGCATTTTCAACTGGATGTCGACGGGCCGTCCGAAGCCACGCAGAGAGTGCGCGATGGCACCGCCGACATTGCCGTGTGTTTCAGCGTCGCGCCGGAAAAGGACGTCAACGTGCATTACGCGCAGCGCGCACCGATCTTCGCGCTGGTCGCGCAAGACCATCCGCTAGCGCAGCAGAAGTCCGCCTCGCTCGCCGACCTGAAACCATGGCCGCTTGCGATCTTCCATGAGGGCGTAACCGTCAGACAATTATTCGATATCGCCTGCAGTCTCGAAGGCCTGAGCTTCGAGCCCGTGTTCGTGAGCAACTACGGCGGAGCACTGCAGACGTTCGTTCAGCAAACCAACGCGGTCACGCTGGTCGGTTACCTGACGGTGCGCAGCCGCCTCAAGTCGGACAACCTGGCGGCTGTACCTATCAGCAATCCTGAGTTGCATCAGCGGACGCTGCAGGTCCAGACCATGGCCGGGCGCACGTTGCCCAAGGCCGTGAATGCGTTTCTTGAACTGCTGATTACGGCAATTCAAGATCCCTCGTGTCTCGACTGA
- a CDS encoding BON domain-containing protein, translating to MICKLVRTLWAAVGVTAALSACVQTGPTYTGPAPPHLISGDAEAQSDSGLSRAVRQALAQAPGFNVAGVFVRARDGAVFLSGTVHSGDEIRQAEQIARTVPGVLVISNKLTLWHGGNG from the coding sequence ATGATCTGCAAACTTGTACGGACTTTGTGGGCAGCTGTAGGGGTGACGGCGGCTTTGTCGGCTTGCGTGCAGACGGGTCCAACGTACACCGGGCCGGCGCCGCCGCATTTGATCAGCGGCGATGCGGAGGCGCAGTCCGACAGCGGTCTGTCGAGGGCAGTCCGGCAAGCGCTGGCTCAGGCGCCTGGTTTCAACGTAGCAGGCGTGTTTGTCCGTGCGCGCGACGGCGCGGTGTTCCTGAGCGGGACAGTGCATAGCGGCGATGAGATTCGCCAGGCTGAGCAGATTGCGCGGACTGTCCCGGGGGTACTTGTCATCTCGAACAAACTGACGCTGTGGCACGGCGGGAATGGATAG
- a CDS encoding TAXI family TRAP transporter solute-binding subunit: MDNNVPTGRSPDHPDKTTPDEPGSRHAAYYVGISWLDLAVSLGIMVIVGAVVIWVAIRVIQPAPPNTLTISAGPEYSRFWYAAQKYKEIFARNGVTLRVLTSSGTLENLDRLADPAFHVDLGFVQSGLTSIPSVVSPDTRQVGLMSLGSVSNWPLFVFYRGPELTRLSEFKGKRLAIGREGSGTRQIVLLLLKANGVEPNNNAQMLPLVGEDAVNALLAGKVDVAFLTADSARPALMEKMIRTPDIRLLDFTQAKAYVRSFPFLSQFEVPMGAFDLADNLPPKPTATIETTVELIARDTLHPALSDLVVEAAGEVHGGASLLQAAGEFPAPVAHDFPLSPDAARYYKSGKSFFYRTMPFWLASLVDRLLVLVVPIVVVLIPVLRFVPPLYAWRVKSRFHRRYGELIALERSVLDDPSEQNYVEFTEKLNAIEKGLNKLQMPIAYADHFYALREHISYVRSQIAALRRGNDSRA; encoded by the coding sequence ATGGATAACAATGTTCCCACCGGACGTTCTCCGGACCATCCGGACAAGACCACGCCAGATGAGCCTGGATCCCGCCACGCCGCCTATTATGTCGGCATTTCGTGGCTCGACCTGGCCGTCTCACTCGGCATAATGGTGATTGTCGGTGCCGTGGTGATCTGGGTGGCCATCCGCGTCATCCAGCCCGCTCCACCTAATACTCTGACAATCTCCGCGGGTCCCGAGTACAGCCGCTTCTGGTATGCCGCGCAAAAGTACAAGGAGATCTTCGCGCGCAACGGCGTAACGCTGCGCGTGCTGACGTCGTCAGGCACGCTGGAGAACCTCGATCGACTCGCCGATCCCGCCTTTCATGTCGATCTCGGTTTCGTGCAGAGCGGCCTTACGAGTATCCCGAGCGTCGTTTCGCCCGACACGCGGCAGGTAGGCCTGATGTCGCTCGGCAGCGTCAGCAATTGGCCGCTCTTCGTCTTCTATCGCGGCCCCGAGCTCACGCGGCTCTCGGAATTCAAGGGCAAACGGCTCGCCATCGGCCGCGAAGGCAGCGGCACGCGCCAGATCGTGCTGTTACTGCTGAAGGCAAACGGCGTCGAACCGAACAACAACGCGCAGATGCTGCCGCTCGTCGGCGAGGACGCCGTGAACGCCTTACTGGCGGGCAAGGTCGACGTGGCCTTCCTGACGGCTGATTCCGCGCGCCCCGCGCTCATGGAGAAAATGATCCGCACGCCCGATATCCGGCTCCTCGACTTCACGCAGGCGAAAGCCTACGTGCGCAGCTTCCCGTTCCTGAGCCAGTTCGAAGTGCCAATGGGCGCGTTCGATCTGGCCGACAACCTGCCTCCCAAACCCACGGCGACCATCGAGACAACCGTGGAGTTGATCGCGCGCGATACGCTGCACCCGGCGCTGTCGGATCTGGTCGTTGAGGCCGCCGGCGAGGTTCACGGCGGCGCAAGCCTGCTGCAGGCCGCCGGCGAGTTCCCGGCGCCCGTTGCCCACGATTTCCCGTTGAGTCCGGATGCCGCGCGCTACTACAAGTCCGGCAAGAGCTTCTTCTACCGGACGATGCCATTCTGGCTCGCGAGCCTCGTAGACCGCCTCCTGGTGTTGGTCGTGCCTATCGTCGTCGTGCTGATACCTGTGTTGCGCTTCGTGCCGCCCCTGTACGCGTGGCGCGTCAAGTCGCGCTTCCACCGGCGCTACGGCGAGCTGATCGCACTTGAGCGCAGCGTGCTCGACGACCCTTCCGAACAGAATTATGTCGAGTTCACCGAGAAGCTCAATGCGATCGAAAAAGGTCTCAACAAACTTCAGATGCCGATCGCCTACGCTGATCACTTTTACGCGCTGCGCGAGCACATCAGTTATGTGCGCTCCCAGATCGCAGCACTACGGCGCGGTAACGATTCCCGAGCATAA
- a CDS encoding sensor histidine kinase KdpD gives MMHDFLSNNRAELIQRCRLKVGSRPARAASVEQLKNGVPLFLDQLIKTLRIEQTGSPFESREVSGPASGIAAMSEIGTSAAQHGHELLRLGFTVDQVVHDYGDLCQAITDLAHDRDAPFQIDEFRTLNRCLDNAIADAVTEFSYQRDHLADKQRTHEAHEQAGFFAHELRNALSVATLAFEAAKAGNLTLSGATGAVLQRGLMGLRTLIDRSLDDVRESTDRSELALLFSLADFIAEVKHAAELAARVRDCKLSVSFVDPHLAVVGDRDLLYAAVGNLLQNAFKFTRAHTEVTLNVYAMADRVLIDVKDHCGGLPVGSVEHMFRPFTQHSADKSGLGLGLSIARKSVESYGGTLSVSDVPGIGCVFTVSLPRYSMPAA, from the coding sequence ATGATGCACGATTTCCTGTCGAACAATCGCGCCGAGCTTATTCAAAGGTGTCGCCTAAAGGTTGGCAGCAGGCCGGCCCGGGCGGCTTCTGTGGAGCAGCTTAAGAATGGTGTGCCGCTCTTCTTGGACCAGCTTATAAAAACGCTCCGGATCGAGCAGACGGGCAGCCCGTTCGAGAGCCGAGAAGTCTCAGGACCGGCCAGCGGCATTGCCGCTATGTCGGAAATAGGAACGTCGGCTGCCCAACACGGACATGAACTTCTTCGGCTAGGATTCACGGTCGATCAAGTGGTGCACGACTACGGTGATCTCTGCCAGGCGATTACAGATCTGGCTCACGACCGCGATGCTCCGTTTCAGATTGACGAGTTCAGGACACTGAACCGTTGTCTTGATAACGCGATTGCTGATGCAGTCACGGAATTCAGCTATCAACGGGACCATCTTGCCGATAAACAACGGACGCACGAGGCTCACGAGCAAGCGGGTTTTTTCGCACATGAATTGCGTAATGCTCTCTCGGTTGCAACGCTCGCGTTTGAAGCGGCAAAGGCCGGGAATTTGACCTTGTCTGGTGCCACCGGGGCTGTGCTGCAGCGCGGCTTGATGGGGTTGCGCACCCTAATTGATCGATCGCTGGATGACGTTAGGGAATCAACCGACAGGAGTGAATTGGCACTGCTGTTTTCGCTTGCCGATTTCATCGCTGAGGTCAAACACGCAGCGGAACTCGCGGCTCGTGTGAGAGACTGCAAGCTCTCGGTTTCCTTCGTGGACCCACATCTCGCAGTGGTCGGCGATCGAGACCTTTTATATGCCGCGGTCGGAAACCTCCTGCAAAACGCCTTCAAATTTACGCGCGCGCACACCGAAGTGACGTTGAACGTGTACGCCATGGCCGACCGCGTCTTGATAGATGTGAAAGATCATTGCGGCGGACTGCCGGTTGGCAGCGTGGAACACATGTTTCGACCCTTCACGCAGCACTCTGCCGACAAGAGCGGCCTTGGCCTCGGTTTGTCAATCGCGAGAAAGAGCGTGGAATCTTACGGTGGAACGTTGAGCGTCTCGGACGTCCCTGGTATCGGCTGCGTCTTCACGGTCAGCCTACCCCGTTATTCGATGCCGGCGGCCTGA
- a CDS encoding sterol desaturase family protein has product MVTTGKIALCATLFVIAVSLIEACVLTRRQRNSATPFDWHEVWISLADVAGRKLLALLPLSLATPIFALAWDHRIFTVTLNSALMVFLLFIGQEFCYYWYHRASHRIRFFWATHAVHHSPNQLTLSSAYRLGLTGKLTGSAMFFAPLAWLGVRPEIVLATLSFNLLYQFWLHNTWTPKLGWLEYVFNTPSAHRVHHASNADYLDANFGGVLVIFDRLFGTYVEERADEPCRYGLTTPTCSHNPLVVEFEHWVSLARDVVSAGSVWTAISYVMLPPGWRVDGCGQTTEALRQQNLAARRTVPVTTQGR; this is encoded by the coding sequence ATGGTTACCACTGGAAAAATCGCTCTTTGCGCTACGTTGTTCGTCATCGCCGTCTCGCTGATCGAGGCATGCGTGCTCACCCGCAGACAGCGCAATAGCGCAACGCCTTTTGACTGGCATGAAGTGTGGATTTCACTGGCCGATGTGGCCGGTCGCAAGCTGCTCGCACTGCTGCCGCTTTCGCTCGCGACCCCGATTTTCGCGCTTGCCTGGGATCACCGAATCTTCACCGTCACGCTCAACAGCGCGCTGATGGTGTTCCTGCTCTTTATCGGCCAGGAGTTCTGCTACTACTGGTACCACCGCGCGTCGCACCGCATTCGCTTTTTCTGGGCAACGCATGCGGTTCACCACTCGCCGAATCAACTGACGCTTTCGTCTGCTTACCGGCTTGGCCTGACCGGCAAGCTGACTGGCTCAGCGATGTTTTTCGCACCCCTCGCGTGGCTTGGCGTGCGTCCGGAAATCGTGCTGGCGACGCTAAGTTTTAATCTGCTTTATCAATTTTGGCTGCATAACACATGGACCCCGAAACTCGGCTGGCTTGAATATGTGTTCAATACGCCATCCGCGCATCGCGTACACCACGCATCGAATGCCGACTATCTCGATGCGAACTTTGGCGGCGTACTCGTCATATTCGACCGCTTGTTCGGTACGTATGTCGAAGAACGCGCTGATGAGCCGTGCCGCTATGGTCTCACTACACCAACGTGCTCTCACAATCCGCTAGTCGTCGAATTCGAACACTGGGTCAGCCTCGCCCGTGATGTCGTGTCGGCGGGGAGCGTGTGGACTGCGATCAGCTACGTGATGCTGCCGCCGGGCTGGCGCGTGGACGGTTGCGGCCAAACAACCGAAGCGCTGCGTCAGCAGAATCTGGCCGCACGTCGCACTGTCCCAGTCACTACGCAGGGACGGTGA
- a CDS encoding serine hydrolase domain-containing protein: MTDMKDLQQAIQFAIVHESLWDRNVDGTWGVHVNDPPPWNRLLGPVHDRGPVSGAISVDGKMLTTWGEPDRADLTFSIAKTYLALLAGVAFDRGLLPNVSEPVHIRVPGIGFDDEHNARITWAHLLQQTSEWRGECFGLTDQADHFRAVTFGRAPDGKKGDLRRVQAPGTYWEYNDVRINQFSLALLHLFGRPLPEVFREAIMQPLGASDDWQWVGYDNAWIELNGQRVQSIPGGTHWGGGLSISANDQLKVARLFVDDGIVDGRRIISSEWLARMKTPCALAPYYGYLVWLNHERRVFPSVPASSYFAIGAGSSFTWIEPERKMAVVVRWLNSAHANEFFGLVLKAVDGVVGR, translated from the coding sequence ATGACAGATATGAAGGATTTGCAGCAAGCCATACAGTTCGCGATAGTTCATGAATCGCTCTGGGACCGCAATGTCGATGGCACTTGGGGCGTACATGTAAACGACCCGCCGCCATGGAACCGGTTGCTGGGTCCCGTGCATGATCGCGGTCCGGTTTCCGGTGCGATTTCCGTCGATGGCAAGATGCTCACGACGTGGGGTGAGCCTGATCGCGCCGACCTGACTTTTAGCATCGCCAAGACTTACCTTGCCTTGCTGGCGGGCGTGGCGTTTGATCGCGGCTTGCTGCCGAATGTGAGCGAGCCGGTCCATATACGCGTACCGGGTATCGGTTTCGACGATGAGCACAATGCTCGCATCACTTGGGCGCACCTGCTTCAGCAGACCAGTGAATGGCGAGGTGAGTGCTTCGGACTGACAGATCAGGCGGACCACTTTCGTGCAGTGACGTTCGGTCGTGCACCCGATGGCAAGAAGGGCGATTTGCGGCGAGTGCAAGCACCTGGAACGTACTGGGAATACAACGATGTCCGCATCAACCAGTTTTCACTGGCGCTGCTGCATTTGTTCGGCCGACCGCTGCCCGAGGTGTTTCGCGAAGCGATCATGCAGCCGCTTGGAGCGAGTGACGACTGGCAATGGGTGGGATATGACAATGCGTGGATTGAACTCAACGGGCAGCGCGTGCAGTCGATTCCGGGGGGAACGCACTGGGGTGGCGGGCTGTCGATCAGCGCGAATGATCAGCTCAAGGTGGCGCGTCTTTTTGTCGATGATGGAATAGTGGACGGGCGCCGGATCATCTCGAGCGAATGGCTCGCGCGTATGAAAACGCCTTGTGCGCTTGCGCCGTATTACGGTTATCTGGTGTGGCTCAATCACGAACGCCGCGTGTTTCCGAGCGTGCCGGCGTCGAGCTACTTTGCCATTGGCGCGGGTAGTTCGTTCACATGGATCGAACCGGAGCGCAAGATGGCGGTGGTGGTCCGCTGGCTGAATTCCGCTCACGCCAATGAGTTTTTCGGACTGGTGTTGAAAGCGGTGGATGGGGTGGTGGGACGTTAA